From the genome of Cytobacillus firmus, one region includes:
- a CDS encoding FUSC family protein encodes MKQLQIQHRWLGRLLASDPGLIRFQKAGRATLSLMASVFTTLFLMQLGGADAALALTPAIVSGMAGMLGIMIVMDDSKKGKMLTTGILGFSAMAGVSIGSLLAESTIFTDISMVALIFLSFYLTRFGVRYFSLCMIAFMTLYFSSILQLSASQLPSFYFGIWIGVAYAFLFNFILFQDTAKNLKRSIRSFHFQSNFTFNLLIEGMQGERMTAHQREELRRNVLKLRDYAVIVSEYINEDDVQKLWQGLTPSQLRLYIFDTGMLIETLTDSIRNLKKANALDIEELRNLLVWVTRSLRDAEVLAHQYEEQNLREAELAVQALRLLIMDLFNREDKPAGWLYLIRRIESLANHVIEGGITIQQALHKVKDNEIEVSEETPDEDESPKEDKSLKLSTKKAFQALTAAIISIIAGQILSPDQPYWVLLTAFIVLLGTESIGRIYTKGFQRSVGTIIGAVIGFTLARVVSGHSVLEITLIFAAVFFSFYLFEVSYTLMSMFITMLVAFMYDLLLGGISFSLISSRVIDTIAGAGIAFGVSLFIFPKKTKDKVADTINDYLQELKPYVTAYVRSFREDVNVKELSGKGFLLDQKLKTINVEAQSLIKKPGSPRHADVNRWITLFSAINYYARHLVASSYRKGFDYPDELVDVFTRIEEKLELNIETLMDLIKESGDGTLVYSLDREREQIERMAPPRQQSQRDLIHHLYFVWRINKAIVELAEELGAGKEQ; translated from the coding sequence ATGAAGCAGCTTCAAATCCAACACCGATGGCTTGGACGCTTGCTGGCGTCCGACCCCGGCCTGATCCGTTTTCAAAAAGCCGGACGGGCCACATTAAGTTTAATGGCTTCGGTATTTACAACTCTATTTCTTATGCAATTGGGTGGGGCAGATGCCGCTCTCGCCCTTACTCCGGCAATTGTTTCCGGAATGGCCGGCATGCTTGGCATCATGATTGTGATGGATGACTCTAAAAAAGGGAAAATGCTCACAACCGGCATCCTTGGATTTTCAGCAATGGCAGGGGTATCAATCGGTTCACTGCTGGCAGAAAGCACAATCTTTACCGATATTTCAATGGTTGCATTAATATTTTTAAGCTTTTATTTGACCCGCTTTGGTGTCCGCTATTTCTCATTATGCATGATCGCATTCATGACACTTTATTTCTCATCTATTCTGCAATTATCAGCCAGCCAGCTTCCTTCCTTTTACTTCGGGATCTGGATTGGGGTCGCGTATGCTTTCCTGTTCAATTTCATTCTTTTTCAGGACACCGCGAAAAACCTGAAAAGAAGCATCCGCTCCTTTCATTTCCAAAGTAATTTTACCTTCAATCTCTTAATTGAGGGAATGCAGGGAGAGCGTATGACTGCTCATCAGCGGGAAGAATTGCGGAGAAACGTGCTTAAACTCCGGGATTATGCTGTAATCGTTTCAGAGTATATCAATGAGGATGATGTGCAGAAATTATGGCAAGGGCTGACTCCATCCCAGCTGAGGTTATATATATTTGATACAGGCATGCTGATTGAAACCCTGACTGACTCCATCCGGAACTTAAAAAAAGCGAATGCCCTTGACATAGAAGAGCTGAGAAACCTCCTGGTCTGGGTCACCCGCTCTCTCCGTGACGCTGAAGTTCTTGCCCATCAATATGAAGAACAAAATCTTCGTGAAGCAGAGCTTGCTGTACAGGCACTTCGCCTGCTTATTATGGATTTGTTCAACAGGGAAGACAAACCGGCAGGATGGCTTTACTTGATCAGGCGGATCGAGTCCCTTGCAAACCATGTCATTGAGGGCGGCATAACTATACAGCAGGCGCTTCATAAAGTAAAAGACAATGAAATAGAAGTATCTGAAGAGACGCCTGATGAAGATGAATCACCTAAGGAAGATAAGAGCCTCAAACTTTCCACCAAAAAAGCGTTTCAGGCATTGACTGCTGCCATCATATCCATCATTGCTGGACAGATTCTTTCGCCTGACCAGCCTTATTGGGTTCTTTTAACAGCCTTTATCGTTCTGCTCGGAACCGAATCAATCGGGCGCATTTATACAAAAGGTTTTCAGCGGTCAGTTGGAACGATTATCGGGGCAGTGATTGGATTTACGCTTGCCAGAGTGGTCAGCGGCCATTCTGTGCTGGAAATTACGCTCATTTTTGCAGCAGTTTTCTTCTCTTTTTATTTATTTGAAGTCTCTTATACATTAATGAGCATGTTTATTACGATGCTGGTCGCTTTTATGTATGACCTTTTACTTGGCGGAATATCATTCTCCCTTATCAGTTCCAGGGTTATCGATACGATTGCCGGTGCCGGCATTGCATTCGGCGTATCTCTATTTATTTTTCCTAAAAAAACGAAGGATAAAGTGGCCGATACGATAAATGATTATCTTCAAGAACTGAAACCGTATGTCACGGCATATGTGCGAAGCTTCCGGGAAGATGTGAATGTTAAGGAGCTTTCAGGCAAAGGCTTCTTATTGGATCAAAAGCTTAAAACCATAAACGTCGAAGCGCAATCGCTGATAAAAAAACCCGGATCTCCGCGCCATGCTGACGTTAACAGATGGATCACCCTTTTTTCAGCCATCAATTACTATGCAAGACATCTGGTGGCTTCCTCCTACCGGAAAGGATTCGACTATCCTGATGAGCTGGTCGATGTTTTCACAAGAATTGAGGAGAAACTTGAATTAAATATTGAAACATTAATGGACCTGATTAAAGAAAGCGGAGACGGCACACTTGTCTATAGTCTGGACCGGGAAAGAGAACAAATTGAACGAATGGCACCACCAAGGCAGCAATCCCAGCGTGATTTGATTCATCATCTTTATTTCGTCTGGAGAATCAACAAAGCGATTGTGGAATTGGCAGAAGAGCTTGGTGCAGGGAAGGAGCAATAA
- a CDS encoding heavy metal translocating P-type ATPase, with the protein MSEQAGIAEKETVTYRVQGFSUAGCAKTFEENVKRLDGVLDANVNFGASKITVTGTASMKAVEKAGAFENLKLRAENEKAVVREPFWKQKSNYKVYISALILIISWFLSEQYGEDHLYPITGYAAAIIIGGYTLFLKGFKNLARLNFDMSTLMTIAIIGAAIIGEWGEGAMVVILFAISEALERFSMEKARQSIESLMDIAPKEALIKRDNEEMRIHVDDIQIGDIMIVKPGEKLAMDGVVLKGTSSLNQAAITGESVPAVKTAGDEVFAGTLNEEGLLEVKVTKHAEDTTIAKIIHLVEEAQAEKAPSQQFVDKFARYYTPAIIVLALLIAVVPPLFGGDWNEWIYQGLAALVVGCPCALVVSTPVAVVTAVGNAARNGVLIKGGIHLEETGALKSIAFDKTGTLTKGVPAVTDIITIKGDERQLLKVTAAIEKGSQHPLASAIMKKAEEMGTDFTGLDTEEFTSITGKGVKAAVNGVLYYAGSPNLFEELHSGMESTIQKQIADLQTQGKTVMILGTASEILLLIAVADEIREHSKTVISKLNDMGIKTVMLTGDNHRTALEIGKQAGVSEIKADLLPQDKLAVIKELRAGHQSVAMVGDGVNDAPALAAASIGVAMGGAGTDTALETADIALMSDDLSKLPYTIKLSQKALRIIKQNITFSLGIKALALLLVVPGWLTLWIAIFADMGATLLVTLNSLRLLKIK; encoded by the coding sequence ATGTCTGAACAAGCTGGAATTGCGGAGAAAGAGACGGTAACCTACCGTGTTCAGGGCTTTTCCTGAGCAGGCTGTGCCAAGACGTTCGAAGAGAACGTGAAACGCCTGGATGGCGTTTTAGATGCGAATGTGAATTTCGGAGCTTCCAAAATAACCGTTACTGGGACAGCTTCAATGAAGGCGGTCGAAAAAGCCGGAGCCTTCGAAAATCTGAAGCTGCGTGCCGAGAATGAAAAAGCGGTTGTGCGCGAGCCGTTCTGGAAGCAGAAATCAAATTATAAAGTCTATATATCAGCTCTTATTCTCATTATCAGCTGGTTTTTAAGCGAACAGTATGGAGAGGATCATCTATACCCGATCACAGGGTATGCAGCAGCTATAATCATAGGCGGTTATACTTTATTCCTGAAAGGCTTCAAAAATCTTGCAAGATTGAATTTTGACATGAGCACCCTGATGACGATCGCTATTATAGGTGCAGCGATCATTGGCGAGTGGGGAGAAGGAGCGATGGTTGTCATCCTTTTCGCCATCAGTGAAGCCCTTGAGCGTTTCTCAATGGAAAAAGCGCGTCAGTCCATTGAATCATTGATGGACATTGCCCCTAAAGAAGCATTGATCAAACGGGACAATGAAGAAATGCGGATTCATGTGGATGATATTCAAATTGGTGACATCATGATTGTGAAGCCGGGAGAAAAATTGGCCATGGATGGCGTGGTCTTGAAAGGAACCTCTTCCCTGAACCAGGCAGCGATTACAGGAGAGAGCGTGCCTGCCGTTAAGACTGCAGGTGATGAGGTTTTTGCAGGTACACTAAATGAAGAGGGATTGCTTGAAGTAAAAGTCACAAAGCATGCTGAAGATACCACCATCGCTAAAATCATTCATTTAGTTGAAGAAGCACAGGCGGAAAAAGCGCCTTCCCAGCAGTTTGTCGATAAATTTGCCAGGTATTATACGCCTGCCATCATTGTTTTAGCACTTTTAATAGCGGTTGTTCCTCCGCTGTTTGGCGGGGATTGGAACGAATGGATTTACCAGGGGCTAGCAGCACTCGTTGTCGGCTGTCCGTGTGCGCTTGTCGTGTCTACACCGGTAGCCGTCGTTACGGCCGTCGGTAATGCAGCAAGAAACGGTGTCCTGATTAAGGGCGGCATCCACCTGGAGGAAACAGGGGCGCTTAAATCGATTGCATTTGATAAAACAGGCACATTAACAAAAGGTGTTCCTGCAGTTACAGACATCATCACTATTAAAGGTGATGAAAGACAGCTCCTCAAAGTCACGGCTGCCATAGAGAAAGGGTCACAGCATCCCCTTGCTTCAGCAATCATGAAAAAAGCAGAAGAAATGGGCACTGATTTTACCGGGCTGGACACAGAGGAATTCACCTCTATTACCGGAAAGGGAGTAAAAGCCGCAGTAAATGGTGTCCTCTACTATGCCGGCAGCCCCAATCTGTTTGAGGAGCTTCATAGCGGCATGGAAAGCACTATTCAAAAGCAAATAGCAGATCTGCAGACCCAGGGTAAAACCGTTATGATTCTAGGGACAGCAAGCGAAATTCTGCTATTAATAGCTGTTGCAGATGAAATACGGGAGCATTCGAAAACGGTCATCAGCAAACTAAATGATATGGGAATTAAAACGGTTATGCTGACAGGCGACAATCACAGAACGGCTTTGGAGATCGGAAAGCAAGCCGGCGTTTCCGAGATTAAAGCGGATTTGCTGCCGCAGGATAAACTGGCTGTTATTAAAGAACTTCGTGCCGGCCATCAAAGTGTGGCAATGGTCGGGGATGGCGTCAATGATGCGCCTGCTCTTGCTGCTGCGTCTATCGGGGTTGCCATGGGCGGTGCCGGAACAGATACAGCACTAGAAACAGCAGATATTGCCCTAATGTCAGATGACTTGAGCAAATTGCCTTATACGATTAAACTCAGCCAAAAAGCGTTAAGGATCATCAAGCAGAATATCACGTTCTCACTTGGAATCAAGGCACTGGCTTTATTGCTGGTTGTTCCGGGCTGGCTGACCCTATGGATTGCCATATTCGCGGACATGGGAGCAACCTTGCTGGTCACCTTGAATAGCCTGCGGCTTCTCAAAATAAAGTGA
- a CDS encoding ArsR/SmtB family transcription factor encodes MGSKDTCEIYCFDEDKVNRIQGELVKEDLSGAAQLFKALADENRAKISYALTRDEELCVCDIANIIGATVATASHHLRTLHKQGIVKFRKEGKLAFYSLDDDHIRQLMMIALEHRNEVKANV; translated from the coding sequence TGCGAAATTTACTGCTTTGATGAAGACAAAGTGAACCGCATTCAGGGGGAACTGGTGAAGGAAGATCTTTCAGGTGCTGCCCAATTATTTAAGGCTCTTGCTGATGAGAACAGGGCAAAAATTTCTTATGCACTAACCCGGGATGAAGAGCTATGTGTCTGTGATATTGCCAATATCATTGGCGCAACAGTTGCAACGGCATCCCACCATTTGCGGACATTGCATAAGCAGGGAATTGTTAAGTTCCGGAAAGAAGGGAAATTGGCTTTTTATTCATTGGATGATGATCATATCAGGCAATTAATGATGATTGCACTTGAACACAGAAATGAGGTGAAAGCCAATGTCTGA